One Drosophila willistoni isolate 14030-0811.24 chromosome 2R unlocalized genomic scaffold, UCI_dwil_1.1 Seg167, whole genome shotgun sequence DNA segment encodes these proteins:
- the LOC124460215 gene encoding papilin-like: protein MAMQKQKLYLNLLFSADKCSSVVRFGPVDPLCKKARRMEVWSYDEGHDKCYKWFFRGCRKIIENHYPSEKSCHETCVKSGILPNNCVIPTELAPSFFLNDCPRKKVWSYDPKKNECIGWHFYGCVRGINVYDTYLDCKYSCINRPTTVNWFKENESCLKIVLVEHNLTCPSIDAWMYDSMDNKCKPKMYQTCLFPKGAFRTEDECADKCVAKENWYAPIAFEALCELPLIPMPKKTKCDNGTTVYSYASEVDDCVKWDYLGCEIVGNYYLTYTECTEGCVRSLGINRNRN, encoded by the exons ATGGCtatgcaaaagcaaaagctgTATTTAAATTTGCTATTCTCTGCAGATAAGTGCAGTTCTGTAGTTCGATTTGGACCAGTAGACCCATTATGTAAAAAAGCCAGGCGAATGGAGGTATGGAGCTATGACGAAGGACATGATAAGTGTTACAAATGGTTTTTCAGAGGATGCAGGAAAATTATTGAGAATCACTATCCAAGTGAAAAATCCTGTCACGAAACATGTGTCAAGTCTGGAATTCTTCCCA ATAACTGCGTTATACCAACAGAATTAGCACCATCATTTTTCTTAAACGATTGCCCTCGGAAAAAGGTCTGGAGTTATGACCCGAAAAAGAACGAATGCATTGGTTGGCATTTTTATGGATGTGTTCGTGGTATAAATGTTTATGATACATATTTAGACTGCAAATATAGTTGTATTAATAGACCCACTACAGTGAATTGGTTTAAGGAAAACG AGAGCTGTCTTAAAATAGTTCTGGTCGAGCACAATTTAACCTGTCCTTCAATTGATGCTTGGATGTATGACTCCATGGATAATAAATGTAAGCCTAAGATGTATCAGACATGTTTATTCCCCAAGGGAGCTTTTCGCACTGAAGATGAATGCGCTGATAAGTGTGTGGCCAAAGAAAATTGGTATGCTCCAATAGCTTTTGAAGCATTATGCGAATTGCCACTGATACCAATGCCAAAGAAAACCAAGTGTGACAATGGAACAACCGTATATAGCTATGCTTCTGAGGTCGACGATTGTGTAAAGTGGGATTACTTAGGTTGTGAAATTGTAGGAAATTACTATTTAACTTACACTGAATGCACAGAAGGTTGCGTCAGAAGTTTGGGCATAAATAGGAATCGGAATTAA